The Vibrio astriarenae genome contains a region encoding:
- a CDS encoding carboxynorspermidine synthase — translation MAILQIGAGGVGWVVAHKAAQNNDVLGDITIASRTIGKCEKIIESIQKKNNLKDTSKKLEARAVNADDVDALVALIKEVKPDLVINAGPPWVNMTIMEACYQAKVNYLDTSVAVDLCSEGQQVPQAYDWQWGYREKFEEAGITGILGAGFDPGVVSVFAAYAVKHLFDEIDTIDVMDVNAGDHGKKFATNFDPETNMLEIQGDSFYWENQEWKQVPCHSRMLEFDFPNCGTHKVYSMAHDEVRSMQEFIPAKRIEFWMGFGDKYLNYFNCMRDIGLLSPDPLTLHDGTVVQPLHVLKALLPDPTSLAPGYTGLTCIGTWVQGKKDGKERSVFIYNNADHEVAYEDVEHQAISYTTGVPAITAALQFFRGKWADKGVFNMEQLDPDPFLETMPEIGLDWHVQELEPGQPTIHKLK, via the coding sequence ATGGCAATTCTACAGATTGGTGCAGGTGGCGTTGGCTGGGTAGTCGCGCATAAAGCGGCTCAAAACAACGACGTACTTGGTGATATTACTATCGCATCACGCACTATCGGTAAGTGTGAGAAAATCATCGAGTCAATTCAGAAGAAAAACAACCTGAAAGACACTTCTAAGAAACTAGAAGCTCGTGCAGTAAATGCTGACGATGTGGATGCTCTAGTCGCGCTTATTAAGGAAGTGAAACCTGATCTCGTTATCAATGCTGGCCCTCCTTGGGTAAACATGACTATCATGGAAGCGTGTTACCAAGCGAAGGTAAACTACTTGGATACGTCTGTTGCCGTTGATCTATGTTCAGAAGGTCAGCAAGTACCACAAGCTTATGATTGGCAGTGGGGCTACCGTGAGAAGTTCGAAGAAGCGGGTATCACAGGTATTCTTGGTGCTGGTTTCGATCCAGGCGTGGTATCAGTGTTTGCTGCTTACGCGGTTAAACACCTATTCGACGAGATCGATACGATTGACGTAATGGATGTGAACGCGGGTGACCACGGTAAGAAGTTTGCGACTAACTTCGATCCAGAAACCAACATGCTTGAAATCCAAGGTGACTCTTTCTACTGGGAGAACCAAGAGTGGAAACAGGTACCTTGTCACTCACGTATGCTTGAGTTCGATTTCCCGAACTGTGGTACACACAAGGTTTACTCAATGGCGCACGATGAAGTACGTTCTATGCAAGAGTTCATTCCTGCAAAACGTATCGAGTTCTGGATGGGCTTTGGCGACAAATACCTAAACTACTTCAACTGCATGCGTGACATCGGTCTGCTTAGTCCAGACCCGTTAACACTGCATGACGGTACTGTCGTTCAGCCTCTGCACGTACTCAAAGCGCTTCTACCAGACCCAACGTCACTAGCACCGGGTTATACAGGCCTGACTTGTATCGGCACTTGGGTACAAGGTAAGAAAGATGGCAAAGAGCGCAGCGTGTTCATCTACAACAATGCAGACCACGAAGTAGCCTACGAAGATGTAGAGCATCAAGCGATCTCTTACACAACGGGTGTTCCTGCTATTACCGCCGCACTGCAGTTCTTCCGTGGTAAATGGGCAGACAAGGGCGTGTTCAACATGGAACAGCTTGACCCAGATCCGTTCCTAGAAACAATGCCTGAAATCGGCCTAGACTGGCACGTGCAAGAGCTTGAGCCTGGTCAGCCAACTATTCACAAGCTAAAATAA
- a CDS encoding pyridoxal phosphate-dependent class III aminotransferase, with product MSTAFEVDTSIASNFSSQVPVLEGTYDLTLDSVLLEQQEHESEVRSYPRRLPIAIKKAYGALVEDTRGQLFLDCLAGAGTLAMGYNHPEINQALKDQLDSGLPYQTLDITTEAKANFIRRVKAFLPEDFAKDSAIQFCGPSGADAVEAAIKLAKQTTGRNTMFAFRGAYHGMTNGTMGMMGNLGTKARRTGLMSDVHFMPFPYSLRCPFGLGGEEGAKANIRYIERLLNDDEAGIMKPAAIIVEPVQGEGGVIPAPAQWLRELRRICDEHEILLILDEIQCGVGKTGYRFAFEEAGISPDILCLSKAIGGGMPMSILVFNKKVDTWRPGEHTGTFRGNQMAMVSGAKALEIIERDNLVEHANIAGQYLRLGLENIQKRVNCIAEVRGKGLMLGVEIKKPSGELNKFGEPASDGELTLKIQRAALERGLMVEKGGRDGSVIRFLPPLIISFEQIDFALRTLEAAMLVSGAKLIEEPADNTKWKKHFIHTGAAGADEFASVMNHTTAVMKEIFEQVEKPYSGIDPKALEEQINAVNLDASDKSLKEVIDSTSDLVAKNAIFTQHPNCIAHLHTPPLMPSVAAEAMIGALNQSMDSWDQASSATYVEQKVVNWLCDKYELGTSSDGIMTSGGTQSNQMGLMLARDWIADKLSCHSIQKLGLPEYADKLRIVCSENAHFTVQKSASWMGLGEKAVLTVPANQDGTMKAELIEQVVADAKAQGLIPFAIVGTAGTTDHGAIDDLNTIADIAQQHQMWMHVDSAYGGALILSGSKDRLTGIERASSVSVDFHKLFFQTISCGALLVNDKVNFKFLLHHADYLNREHDELPNLVDKSIATTKRFDALKVFMTMQSVGPQALGEMYDHLLAQTQQVADMVEATSGFELLARPSLSTVLFRTTLGESANFDKLNQKVRIEALVRGIAVLGETVIDGKSALKFTILNPTLSLTDFEKLLKEINHLAVEILGNQTEK from the coding sequence ATGAGCACAGCCTTTGAAGTCGATACCAGTATCGCAAGCAATTTCTCTTCTCAAGTGCCAGTTTTAGAAGGCACTTATGATTTAACTCTAGATTCAGTGTTACTTGAGCAACAAGAGCATGAGTCTGAAGTTCGTTCTTATCCACGTCGTCTACCAATCGCGATCAAAAAAGCGTACGGTGCACTTGTCGAAGACACTCGTGGTCAACTATTTCTAGATTGTCTAGCGGGCGCAGGTACGCTAGCAATGGGTTATAACCACCCGGAAATCAATCAGGCACTAAAAGATCAACTTGATTCAGGTTTGCCATATCAAACTCTGGATATTACGACAGAAGCGAAAGCAAACTTCATTCGTCGTGTAAAAGCATTCCTTCCGGAAGATTTTGCCAAAGACTCGGCGATTCAATTCTGTGGCCCATCTGGTGCAGATGCTGTCGAAGCAGCGATCAAACTCGCTAAGCAAACAACCGGTCGTAACACCATGTTTGCTTTCCGTGGTGCATACCATGGTATGACTAACGGTACCATGGGTATGATGGGTAACCTAGGTACTAAGGCTCGCCGCACAGGTTTGATGTCTGATGTTCACTTTATGCCGTTCCCTTACAGTCTGCGCTGCCCGTTTGGCCTTGGGGGTGAAGAGGGTGCGAAGGCGAATATTCGTTATATCGAGCGCCTATTGAACGATGACGAAGCCGGTATCATGAAACCAGCGGCGATCATTGTTGAGCCAGTACAAGGTGAAGGTGGTGTCATTCCAGCGCCTGCACAGTGGCTTCGTGAACTTCGTCGTATCTGTGACGAACATGAAATTCTGTTGATCCTTGATGAAATTCAATGTGGCGTTGGTAAAACAGGTTACCGCTTTGCGTTCGAAGAAGCAGGTATCAGCCCAGATATTCTTTGTCTTTCGAAAGCCATCGGTGGCGGTATGCCTATGTCGATCCTTGTGTTTAACAAGAAAGTCGATACATGGCGCCCTGGTGAGCACACAGGTACCTTCCGTGGTAACCAAATGGCGATGGTATCAGGTGCAAAGGCACTTGAGATTATCGAACGTGACAACCTGGTTGAGCATGCAAACATTGCAGGCCAATACCTCCGTTTGGGCCTAGAGAACATTCAAAAACGTGTTAACTGTATCGCTGAAGTTCGTGGTAAAGGCTTGATGCTTGGCGTTGAGATCAAAAAGCCATCAGGTGAGCTGAATAAATTTGGTGAGCCTGCTTCTGACGGTGAACTGACGCTGAAAATTCAACGAGCAGCACTCGAGCGCGGCTTGATGGTGGAGAAGGGTGGCCGTGATGGCTCAGTCATTCGTTTCTTACCACCATTGATCATTTCCTTTGAGCAAATTGACTTTGCTCTACGTACCCTTGAAGCGGCTATGCTTGTCTCAGGCGCAAAGCTGATTGAAGAGCCTGCAGATAATACCAAGTGGAAAAAGCATTTCATTCATACTGGCGCTGCAGGTGCCGATGAGTTTGCTTCGGTGATGAATCACACCACAGCGGTGATGAAAGAGATCTTTGAGCAAGTAGAGAAACCTTACTCGGGTATAGACCCTAAAGCACTCGAAGAGCAGATCAATGCGGTTAATCTAGATGCTTCAGACAAGAGTCTCAAAGAGGTGATTGATAGCACGAGCGACCTGGTTGCAAAGAATGCTATCTTTACTCAGCATCCAAACTGTATTGCGCATCTACACACGCCACCGTTAATGCCTTCAGTCGCCGCAGAGGCGATGATCGGTGCGCTTAACCAGTCTATGGACTCATGGGACCAAGCGTCGTCAGCGACGTACGTTGAGCAGAAAGTCGTGAACTGGCTGTGTGATAAGTACGAGCTAGGCACTTCATCTGACGGCATCATGACGAGTGGCGGTACGCAAAGCAACCAAATGGGCTTAATGCTTGCTCGTGATTGGATTGCGGATAAGTTGAGTTGTCACTCGATTCAAAAGCTCGGTTTGCCTGAATACGCCGACAAGCTTCGTATAGTATGTTCTGAAAACGCACACTTTACGGTGCAAAAATCAGCTTCATGGATGGGTCTTGGTGAGAAAGCCGTCCTGACTGTACCAGCAAACCAAGACGGCACAATGAAAGCAGAGCTTATCGAGCAAGTTGTTGCCGATGCCAAAGCACAAGGTTTGATTCCGTTTGCTATTGTTGGAACGGCAGGCACAACAGACCACGGTGCGATTGATGATTTGAACACTATTGCCGATATTGCACAGCAGCACCAAATGTGGATGCATGTCGACAGTGCCTATGGTGGTGCGCTGATTCTAAGTGGCTCGAAGGATCGTCTTACAGGCATCGAGCGTGCAAGTTCAGTGAGTGTCGATTTCCACAAGCTGTTCTTCCAAACCATCAGTTGTGGTGCTCTATTGGTGAATGACAAGGTTAACTTTAAGTTTCTACTTCACCATGCTGATTACTTGAACCGTGAACACGATGAACTGCCAAATCTGGTAGACAAATCTATCGCTACAACTAAGCGCTTTGATGCTTTGAAAGTATTTATGACTATGCAGAGTGTGGGCCCGCAGGCACTAGGTGAGATGTATGACCATCTTTTAGCGCAGACTCAGCAGGTCGCGGATATGGTTGAAGCGACATCAGGTTTTGAGTTGCTTGCTCGTCCATCGCTTTCTACTGTTTTGTTCCGTACTACACTTGGTGAATCAGCAAACTTTGACAAGCTTAACCAAAAAGTACGCATTGAAGCCCTTGTTCGTGGCATTGCAGTGTTGGGTGAAACTGTCATTGATGGCAAATCGGCACTGAAATTCACTATTTTGAATCCAACATTGTCTTTAACAGACTTTGAAAAATTACTAAAAGAGATCAACCACCTAGCGGTTGAGATTCTTGGCAACCAGACTGAAAAATAA
- the mnhG gene encoding monovalent cation/H(+) antiporter subunit G: MMTDFFVSVFVLLGAFLMLLASIGLNRMPDFLTRMHATTKAGALGAGLLVIAFAIVFWDDTSIVVRAGAVVVFIMVTAPIAAHVLARTGYFVGVEVWDGTVKDAIKEQYDLETHQLSSKNCTKQDKF; this comes from the coding sequence ATGATGACTGATTTTTTTGTTTCTGTATTCGTGCTACTAGGAGCGTTCTTGATGCTGCTGGCGAGTATTGGCCTCAATAGGATGCCAGATTTTTTGACTCGCATGCACGCGACCACGAAAGCGGGGGCGTTGGGTGCCGGCCTATTGGTTATCGCGTTTGCTATCGTTTTTTGGGATGATACCTCGATTGTCGTCCGAGCCGGAGCAGTGGTTGTGTTCATTATGGTGACGGCACCTATCGCAGCGCATGTGTTAGCTCGCACAGGCTACTTCGTTGGAGTAGAGGTATGGGATGGTACGGTAAAAGATGCGATTAAAGAGCAGTATGACTTAGAAACTCACCAATTATCGAGTAAGAACTGTACTAAACAGGACAAATTCTAA
- a CDS encoding cation:proton antiporter, translated as MIETVYFIAFLMMSLALLISSVRLLRGPSLPDRVIALELMATLTVGMVVLYGIAYDEPKFIDVAIVLALTSFLAAVGFSSFLEKRGIHDDD; from the coding sequence ATGATTGAAACTGTTTATTTCATTGCGTTTTTGATGATGAGCTTAGCACTACTGATATCTTCAGTGCGCCTTCTTAGAGGTCCATCTCTTCCCGATCGAGTGATTGCGCTTGAGCTGATGGCGACTTTAACCGTTGGTATGGTTGTGCTTTATGGTATTGCTTACGATGAGCCAAAGTTCATTGATGTGGCTATTGTGTTAGCACTGACGTCTTTCTTAGCTGCTGTAGGCTTCTCTAGTTTCCTAGAAAAACGAGGTATTCACGATGATGACTGA
- a CDS encoding Na+/H+ antiporter subunit E, whose translation MKAFGWNMLLALSWVVLSGNYTFSNLFGGMILSYIVLAYVLRDRPSFEAYFGKGPKMVRFVLFFIWDLVKSNARVAYDVLTPTHLMKPAVIAVPLDIKSDGGITVLSNLITVTPGSLALDVSTDKKVLFVHLMYFEDEQMHIAEVKKLEAMVMDILE comes from the coding sequence ATGAAAGCATTTGGTTGGAATATGTTGTTAGCACTCTCATGGGTGGTGCTATCAGGTAACTATACCTTCTCAAACCTTTTTGGCGGCATGATCTTGAGCTACATAGTCTTGGCTTATGTACTTCGCGATCGTCCATCCTTTGAGGCTTACTTTGGTAAAGGCCCCAAAATGGTCAGGTTTGTCCTGTTCTTCATCTGGGACTTAGTGAAGTCAAACGCGCGTGTCGCCTACGATGTGCTGACTCCGACTCACTTGATGAAACCAGCGGTGATCGCGGTACCGTTAGACATTAAGAGTGATGGTGGAATTACAGTATTGTCTAACTTGATTACCGTAACTCCAGGCTCACTGGCGTTGGATGTGTCGACTGACAAAAAAGTTCTTTTTGTACACTTGATGTACTTTGAAGACGAGCAAATGCACATTGCAGAAGTGAAAAAGCTTGAGGCAATGGTTATGGATATCTTGGAGTAA